Proteins encoded by one window of Anaeromyxobacter diazotrophicus:
- a CDS encoding flagellar FlbD family protein → MIALTRLDGKELVVNADHILTAEATPDTVLLLTTGLKLMVLEPVSEVVERMAAWQRRVHGPPEARGTVLPFPRGVPQE, encoded by the coding sequence ATGATCGCGCTCACGCGGCTCGACGGAAAGGAGCTGGTCGTGAACGCCGACCACATCCTCACCGCCGAGGCCACCCCCGACACGGTGCTCCTCCTCACCACCGGCCTGAAGCTCATGGTGCTCGAGCCGGTGAGCGAGGTGGTGGAGCGGATGGCGGCCTGGCAGCGCCGCGTCCACGGCCCCCCCGAGGCGCGCGGCACCGTGCTCCCCTTCCCCCGCGGCGTGCCGCAGGAGTAG
- a CDS encoding flagellar motor protein → MDLTTVAGLVLGFGAILLGQVLEGGHVGSIMQDTAAIIVIGGTFGAVMVSFPRKDFVRGLKMFKMGFTEKKEDLPAVTKQIVELASVARRDGVLALEGKLAEIEDPFLKKALTYVVDGVDASVTRSSLEASIEAEHGENMMGAKVWEAAGGYSPTIGIIGAVLGLIHVMENLSDPSKLGGGIAVAFVATVYGVATANLIYLPIANKLKRKLALAMERKVVITEGVLAIQEGLNPRVLEEKLRALTGEPPPPKDEAKKAA, encoded by the coding sequence ATGGACCTCACCACCGTCGCCGGCCTCGTCCTCGGTTTCGGCGCCATCCTCCTCGGCCAGGTGCTGGAGGGTGGGCACGTCGGCTCCATCATGCAGGACACCGCCGCCATCATCGTGATCGGCGGCACCTTCGGCGCGGTCATGGTGTCCTTCCCGAGGAAGGACTTCGTCCGCGGGCTGAAGATGTTCAAGATGGGGTTCACCGAGAAGAAGGAGGACCTGCCGGCGGTCACGAAGCAGATCGTCGAGCTCGCCAGCGTGGCCCGTCGCGACGGCGTGCTGGCGCTGGAGGGCAAGCTCGCCGAGATCGAGGACCCGTTCCTCAAGAAGGCCCTGACGTACGTGGTGGACGGCGTCGACGCCAGCGTCACCCGCTCCTCGCTCGAGGCCTCCATCGAGGCCGAGCACGGCGAGAACATGATGGGCGCCAAGGTGTGGGAGGCGGCCGGCGGCTACTCGCCCACGATCGGCATCATCGGCGCGGTGCTGGGGCTCATCCACGTGATGGAGAACCTCTCCGACCCCTCCAAGCTCGGCGGCGGCATCGCGGTCGCCTTCGTGGCGACGGTGTACGGCGTCGCCACCGCGAACCTCATCTACCTCCCGATCGCCAACAAGCTGAAGCGGAAGCTCGCGCTGGCGATGGAGCGCAAGGTGGTCATCACCGAGGGCGTGCTCGCCATCCAGGAGGGGCTCAACCCGCGCGTCCTGGAGGAGAAGCTGCGGGCGCTCACCGGCGAGCCGCCGCCCCCCAAGGACGAGGCCAAGAAGGCCGCCTAG